In Anseongella ginsenosidimutans, one genomic interval encodes:
- the miaB gene encoding tRNA (N6-isopentenyl adenosine(37)-C2)-methylthiotransferase MiaB — MFETAVRKEIDENRQGEALIIEKEGRKPAAGRLLYIESYGCQMNFSDSEIVASIMMDMGFTTTGNYKEADVIFINTCSIRENAEQRVRNRLKEFGASKLRKPGMVIGVLGCMAERLKAKFLEEEQLVDVVVGPDAYRDLPNLIGRLDEGEKAVNVLLSREETYADVAPVRLGGNGVSAFVSIMRGCDNMCSFCVVPFTRGRERSRDPHSIRREVEGLLENGYREVTLLGQNVDSYKWASETGAEAMNFAGLLEYVAEVSPLMRVRFSTSHPKDMSDEVLEVMSRHENICKYIHLPVQSGNSAVLDRMNRTYDRAWYMNRVEAIRRIIPGCAVSTDIICGFCSETEEEHQDTLSMMDHVKYDFAYMFKYSERPGTLAARKYEDNVPEEVKSRRLKEVIEKQQQHSRLRMEQQLGKVQKVLVEGPSKKSDQDLCGRNDQNAMVVFPREEGIRPGDYVHVLAERCTNATLIGKLVQ; from the coding sequence ATGTTTGAAACCGCAGTAAGGAAAGAAATAGATGAGAACCGGCAGGGCGAGGCCCTGATAATAGAAAAGGAGGGTCGGAAACCAGCCGCCGGACGCCTTCTTTATATTGAGAGTTACGGCTGCCAGATGAACTTTTCCGACTCGGAAATCGTCGCGTCCATTATGATGGATATGGGCTTTACGACCACGGGTAATTATAAAGAAGCGGATGTGATCTTTATTAATACCTGTTCTATTCGTGAAAATGCGGAGCAGCGGGTTCGGAACAGGCTGAAGGAATTCGGGGCGAGTAAACTTCGCAAGCCGGGAATGGTGATCGGCGTACTGGGCTGTATGGCCGAGCGCCTGAAAGCGAAGTTCCTGGAAGAAGAGCAGCTCGTGGACGTTGTAGTGGGGCCGGATGCCTACCGTGACCTGCCCAATCTTATCGGCAGACTGGACGAAGGAGAAAAAGCGGTGAACGTACTGCTGTCTCGGGAGGAAACGTATGCGGATGTGGCGCCTGTACGTTTAGGAGGAAACGGGGTTTCTGCCTTCGTGTCCATTATGAGGGGCTGCGATAATATGTGTTCCTTCTGCGTAGTACCATTTACACGGGGGCGGGAGCGAAGCCGCGACCCGCATTCCATCCGAAGGGAAGTGGAAGGCTTGCTTGAGAACGGCTACCGCGAAGTGACCCTGCTGGGTCAGAACGTGGATTCCTATAAATGGGCAAGCGAAACCGGTGCAGAGGCGATGAATTTTGCCGGCCTGCTGGAATACGTGGCGGAAGTAAGCCCTTTGATGAGGGTTCGTTTTTCCACATCCCATCCTAAGGATATGAGCGATGAGGTACTGGAGGTAATGAGCAGGCATGAAAACATTTGCAAATACATTCATCTCCCGGTGCAGTCAGGCAACAGCGCGGTACTGGATCGTATGAACCGCACCTATGACCGAGCCTGGTATATGAACCGGGTGGAAGCTATCCGGCGCATCATTCCCGGATGCGCGGTATCCACCGATATTATCTGCGGTTTTTGTTCGGAAACCGAAGAGGAGCATCAGGATACGCTTTCCATGATGGATCACGTAAAATATGATTTTGCCTATATGTTCAAGTATTCGGAGCGGCCGGGAACCCTGGCGGCCCGTAAGTACGAAGACAATGTGCCGGAAGAGGTAAAATCGCGCCGCCTGAAGGAAGTGATTGAAAAGCAGCAGCAGCATTCCCGGCTCCGGATGGAACAGCAGCTGGGTAAAGTGCAGAAAGTACTTGTGGAAGGGCCTTCAAAAAAGTCCGATCAGGACCTCTGCGGCCGGAATGACCAGAATGCGATGGTCGTGTTTCCCCGCGAGGAAGGAATACGGCCCGGCGATTATGTTCATGTCCTGGCGGAACGCTGTACGAATGCTACCTTAATCGGAAAGTTAGTGCAATAA